One Nymphaea colorata isolate Beijing-Zhang1983 chromosome 12, ASM883128v2, whole genome shotgun sequence genomic window, AACCAGCCTGTGGAGTTCCTACTTATGCCTGTTATACTCGTTATTAGAATAAGTAATCTTTAGCTAAGACTACTTGTTTGCTTTTTATGTCTACAAAATTTCTTGCACCTCGAACAATTGATGTCCTTAACCTATGTTTTGGCTTCTGGGTTCCATAATGGGATTGCAGGAACCCTCTTCCAAAAATTCTTCTTTGAAAAGGCTGTCTTAGTTTcgacttttttaaaaaatgagctAATGAACGGAAGCTTTTGGTGACCCGATTAGATGGAGAATGAATCTCTGAACTGGTGGATAAAGTGGTTGTCCTTGACCAGAAATAATGCAATACAAGATCTTTATGAATTCTTTGCTCCAAATCACCTGGGTGTTAGCTGATGCGTTATTGCACTcatggttgtgcatcttttggtGCTAGAATTATTTCTATAGCATAATTTATGTGGTTATAATTCTTGGTCTTTGAGATTGCAAATGATTACGGGAGATGTGAATAGCATCTACCTTTGATACCGAAATTGGATTTCAACCAAGTAAATGTTTGGGGAGCATGTGTTTGCAGGGGAAGGTACCAAAATATCACGGTTCACGATGGCCACATAGCTGAGGGGTTTCGTCCGAGCTTCTATGTTGTGCTTCTCCGATGTTTTTCTTCACTGAATTTATCATTGTATTTAGAAATCTGTTTTACATGATCTATAAGCACTGGATTCTTAGTGTGTGTGACTCTCTCTTTATATGatccatgtatgtatgtatgtgacAAAGAATAGATGACAATTGGCAGATATGAGAAAATGGCAAGAAGGAAAAGCCTTTCTTCAAGATTAAACTAGAAAAACTATCAGattattgttgatgatttttagttttttctgcATTATATCCTTCCGAACAAGTACAGGTGCTGCTTTATTCTATAACAGTATGTACACAATTACATGAAtggttttttgccttttcctaTCTATTGAATTACAAATTATCTGGTACCGTCCAGGcaattttttccccttttctcaGCTTGCAAACTTCAATTGTATCTTGTAGATACTTGGGAGAAAATCAAATCCAGATACTTCTTATCTTGATATTGAAAAAACATTTCAAAGGAACAAAGGCAAACAGGAGAAAGATATTGATGATGCTTTACTTCTTGATTTGGAGAAAGGGCCATCTACCAGTCCCATTCAACCTAGTCAGCATGGTCCCCATAGGAACAAAAAGTTAGAGCGAAATGTTAATTTGGTACGGCCTGTAGTGAGGAAAGTCACCAAGGCAGGGTTCCCAGTTCGAAGTCCTGTTGTAAAAGAGCAAGAAACGAAGTTACATCAGATGAATTGTGATGATGATCAAATTATGAGTACTGCTATACGGAGACCATCTAAGCCTAAAGCTACTGAGATTGATTCTAACGAAAATGCAAAGTTGCAGATCAGGCCGAACATATTTTTACAAATGAGGAAGGACTCTAAAGTTGAATCTAGTAATACCTTATTGAGGAAACCTGAGCAAATGAGTCTCATCCTTGATTCCAGTCCAGGTGAAAAGAATTCCAGCCATTCTTCTGTGACTGACTATAAGGGAGAAAGCATGAAGCAGTCTGATGGTGCGACAGAAGTACATATTTTTGACCCAGATGAGACAGTGCATGTTGGGGCAGGCCAAAACGATTTGGATAAGCGAAAGGAAGATGTGGGGACTCATCATGACAGCATTGCAAATATGGTGCCTCCTTCTGTTAGTAGTCTCAAAGAATATCTGAAAAGTGAGAGTCTTCAACAAGGAGCTCTAGAAATGGAAGGTGAGACTTGGACAGGTAAATCTCTGGACTTTAAGGTAGATAGCATTGGTGCTTTTATACCTAGTAATGTCAACCTTGATTTCCCAAGAAATGCAGTCTTCACAGCCAAGGTCTGATAAATCTTTATACGTGGAGACCATTTCTGGAGGTGTTCGACCCGTAGCCTCTGATCATCCTGCAGAAGCTGCTTTGCTGGGAAAACCAGAAAGGTATCAATTTAATTGTCATGTGATTCACAATATGCAGCTTTTTCGACAGTTTTGCCTCACCAGTATATTTTGGGAAGACGAATAGTCATGGATGCATTTGTTCCTAATTCTGCAGTTTATATTTCTGGATCATCATGTTGTCATTGTCTTGGTATTGCTGTTATTGTTTATGTTGTTTAGTCTACTCTAGATTCTGATGGAAGAGAGAAGAGCTAATGAATGTCTCTGTCTTTCAATATTGGAGACCTGCCCATGTTTGAGTATGTTTTTGGTCTTAACTATTGTGCTTAAGCATGAAGTGGCACCATTCTTTGTAACACACATATAATTCATCTTGAATATTACGAGTAGCTGTTTATCTTGATAATGTTGTGAATCCTTGACATGATTTTGTGCTTATTTCAGGTTAATTTCTGTGAAAAAGCAAACTCCTTTACGAAATCAAACAGGGGGTATGGGTTCTAATGAGGGCCAAAATGACACTATAGCACATGAGAGTTTTGCCACAACAGCCGTGGAGgttaaattttgtttcttttaatgtttgGATCTCCTTGCATGGTCCAATGCCTCCCTTGCATCATCTCTCCTCAGCGTACTATCTTTACTGGTAAAACATAAGCATGCTTGACATGCATTAGTGACCATAGATCCAATGGATGTAGGAATATGAAGAAAATGACTGGAAAAGAGCAGAGATGTTGCTTAGCTCAGGAGAAAGGGAGGAGGTGGAGTTGATTAGCTATAGTAGCAGAGGGTTTATGGTGAGCTTCCTGTTGACAAAATATGCTTGATATGTTGTTTTCTTTGCCATATGTGGCAACCAgactttcttgatttttcagCTGAAGTacttatttctttcttaatagGTATCGTTTGGTTCATTAATTGGTTTTCTACCATATCGAAAACTTAGTGGAAGATGGAAGTTCTTAGCTTTTGAATCATGGTTAAGAAGGAAAGGTTTAGATCCTTTACATTACAAGCAGGAGATGGAGACTGAAGGAAATGCGTCGCTGGACAAGAATCTGAACAAGCAGCCACTGGGCATAGAGATTGATGAAAAATTGGCACCAAACGTGGAGCTAAACAACCTTCTCGATGCTTATGACCAAGATAAATCTAAGTACTTGTCCTCTTTTATCGGCCAGGTATTAATGCCTGCAAGCTCCACgatgttttcttgttcttttgtcaTCATATCTTCTTTAAGAGATTTTGGCCACTCTAGCAGAAAATTAAGGTGAACGTGATACAAGCTGACAGACATTCCAGAAGGCTAATTTTCTCTGGAAAACCGAAAGAAAGTGAAGAACAGTCTGAGAAAAAGAAATTCCTTATGGTATGTTTCCTCAAAGCTGATAAAATCTTGTTGTTCTCTATGGGAACTATAAAAGCTTCTGCCATTCTTGAGAAGCTTTCTTGTTCCATTTGGTCTCCATGGCTTTCTTTTCTTAGCAAACTTTCAGTTATTTCATTGCAAGTTTGAGGGGGGTGTTAATTATGTAACTAAGGTTGTATAGGTAAATGCATGTGTACACAGATTTGCACATATGCATGTTCGtaatttgtatatatgtattaaGTATACATACTTTTATTTGTGGTCCAGTTTTGGTTATTTTGTATCTTTTAATGTACTATCTTTTttgtttaacttgtttctttcttttatttatttttggatTGGCTATGATATGGCTGTTGGAGCTGGCTGTTGGCTAGTCCCAATGGCTGCATTTTTAGCCATTGGGACTAGCCTAACAGCTAGTTCAGTTTGTTGCtgtatctatatctatatatcatagtcacaaaaaaaaaattcttttaaaacaaTGTGATAAATAaaattgccgtttaaaactacaaaaacaccttttttttcaaaagaacattaaaatgaaaaaatacgTAAAAAACAcgtttgtttgcatttttttcatttattttctttttattcattttttcacgttttttaaagccgtttttttttcattttctaatttttattgtcacaaaatctacttattttttggtttttgtattattagtttttcacttattgtatttttccttcatttttagttttttattttttaaaaaaattaccatatttttccctttttttcaagtttgctgtattatactcgagaaaaaccttgctgtttaaaacacaggaaagttttttgtgactatgacatatatatgaaggCTGAGTTTCTTCTTCTAGGTTATTTTAGATGCTTCTCTAAGTTCTCTTTGTTGAAATTCCGTAGGTCATTCTTGTTGGGTATTGGTCTTTGAGGGTTTGGTGTTCGATTTTGGTTCTTGAGAACCATTTGTTTTTCCTAGATTCATGAGGAACAGTTTCATTACATGACCatggtttgaaactttgaacttAGACGCAATGTTGAATGCCTTCCAAGTGATAAAATGGAATTGATGAAAGTAGTGCAGGTAATATCACATGCACTCAAGAGATCATGTATTGCTTTGTAGTGTGCAGATTGTCCAATTAAAGGTCCCAATGTCAATCACTTTGGTCATCAAACGCATACGCATTTTTGGGTTGCTTGTGCATATCATTGCATTTGCCTAAGAAAAACAAAGTTTAACTGAATCCTGTTCTTAGATTTGAAAGATATTTGATGCTTAACACGTTTTTGCATTGTTGAGATGCTTGAGAAGCATGTATTCACAGAAAGGTACTTTAATGCATGTGAGCTTCCTGCTGGAAAGTTTCTTGAGGCTGTCTTGTTTGTATGAAATGTGAGTGTAAAACAATAAACTATATTACGTAGAGAAGAGGGTCaatacagaaaaagagaaaaaacagaagtATATTTTTGATAATTCTCTGGTAGTTCTGATGGttaagattttagagagagagggttgtTCCTGTAGTACTGCTAAATTAATGTCTGCGAAATTGTGCTACACCTTAAAGCAGATCAATAATGCAGCAATACTTGCTTGAAAAGTTGTGCTTAACTTGGTTCATTTGCAGGCAAAGCTTAATATTGGTGATATTGTGAAATGCTGCATTACAAAGATCACTTATTTTGGCATCTTTGTCGAGGTTAGTTGTAAATTATTAGGGTTCTATGTGAAGGATATTatagaagtttttttttctacatttgaGAACAATTCACTTGAATTTTAAAGGTTGAAGGTGTGCCAGCACTGATACATCATTCAGAAGTGTCGTGGGATGAAACACTAGACCCATCTTCGTGCTTCAATGTTGGTCAGGTATTATCATGGGTGCATTACTGCCAAATTGCATGATTTTGGCTGGGTACACAAGGAAATGTCCAACTTGATCAAGCTTCTATCATGACTTCTATATAAGAGAATATGGATCTGGAATGAAAATGAGCAGGAATATAATGTAGTTGGCTcttaaatttttctgaaaattggtAGCTCTGAGAAGGAATTCTGAGGAAACCATGCAGTAGTTATTAGCTCAGGATTTTTCTCAGAATGCTTCATCTATATAATTCTGCGCATTGAGATGCTACATGCTTGGTTTTTAGATTCTTGAAGCAAAAGTTCATCATCTGGATTTTGCCCTTGAGCGTATCAGTTTGTCCCTGAAACAAGTAGTGGTGAGAGTGTACTTTTGagctagcatttttttttccttttatctttcTGCTGTTATGACTTAATTTTCTAGCAAAAGTGTCTAACATTCTTGATTCTGGAAGCCTGACCCGCTGTTGGAGAGCCTCAAATCTGTGATGGATGCTTCTGGTTCTTCTAGTGAAAATCTCGAAGTCACTCAATCAGACGTTCAGGTACTTCATTATGCCAGAAGACAGTAATGTTGTAGACTTGTAGTGGTATAATGTGCACACACATTCAAAGGAATACAATTAATGCTAAGGCTGCAAATAGGTCAGGTACAGGTTGGTCAGGCTTGACCTGTCACTGGAACTCTTACCAAGAGTTGTTTGAGTTATCAACTGCATTTAGTTGGAGCTACAGTGTAATTTGTacctcatttgaatttgaagtgCATATTAGTGATACAGAAAGCTGTTAAAATCTGTTGTGTTCTATGTGAAGGGACAAAAAGGAACAtctttgctttgttttcttgGGAGTCTCTATATTTACCCTTCTGATTCCAATTTGTAGGCTGGCTCTGCATAGATCTGATCACATTTTCCTGGGACTGGCCTATTTTTTGGATACATACTCTCCCGATAATTTTGAATTAGAAGTAGTTCGCAACTAAGTTCCAGCTGTGGCCTGTTTGAATTGTAAATAGAACTCTGGACAACttatttgctttgcttttccTCATTCGTTTTGTTAGAGCTTCATGTTGTAAACAAAATCCGTCTTCTAGCGTGTGGAAGTATCTCTTTAGTGTACTTTGGTGCATTTCTGACAGATAATTTGAATCTAGTCATGGGAAATCTGCATGGTAAATTTCTATGTTATAGATGAAAAATCTATATCAAGAAGAAGCCTATCAAACACAAGAAGGAAGTTTCGGAAGAATCAAATTGCACTAGGGCACTATGGCCACATCACAAAACCAATGCACTAACGGCTAAGGCACTAATACAAACCTGAAAAGGCCGTACAAGAAGCATACTTTGATGAGGGCCAAAAAAGACTTCATATGGCGTAGAAAGCAAGCTGTTTGGCCTCCAATGGATAGAAAATTTACCTGTTAGAGTGCCCAACAGCTATATCAGCTGAGTGCTCAGCTGtaacaaaaggaaaataagaaacataaaaaaggtagaaaatacaagagaaaaataaaaaattacgaaagataaaaaaaaatgcatgcaaCTCCTATGAAaaatctacacacacacacacatacacagacaAATACTATGATCTACAATAATTAAACATGTATGTAATTGATGTGAGCAATTATATAATAtgataacacacacacacacacacactcaaaTACTTACATAAACTCTGGCAcctaagcctgggcaccgggcctgGCCGGGCCGTCACCAAGTAGGCAGTACCAGGCCCCACTCAGGCCCGGGTGCCGTTATGAATTAAACTGGTTTCAACCTGTCGAGCCCAGCCCGACCTGACAAAATAACAAGCCTGGCCTAGGTAGCGGAATCGGCTACCCAAGGGCCCCGTTAGGTCGAAGACTCGACATGTTCTTGTCGTTTCAGAGAACAGGGTTCCCCTGCTGTTGCCGGACTTGCCTTCAGAGGCATCCAAAACTTCTAGTTTCCATTCATTACCTAATTAcctatggaagaagaagaaagagaaattaagAGAAttgaaggaggaggaagatgagcTGTTGAAGAACGAGTGATGGGTGATTCCTTCCTCcatgtcttcttcctccttttcttcttcatcgtcttcTTTGCCCACCTCCACAGGAGTAGATCAGGAGATAGCTCCTCAATGCAAGGCATGGCTAGTGACCCTAGTCTAGTCTATTTCCACCGACATGCCCCATTAGAAATGTGTGCTAGGTAGTAGGCATCCTCTCCACTAGTGCTTCTCCTCAACTCTCTTCTGCTTCTCATGGCATCACTGGTTTACTTTCCTatggttttctattttcttgcCGACATCCTCCATGGGACCGTGAGGATTGGAATGATGTTCTTGAGTGGAGGAGGTGTTCCAGTGGCTCGCCGGAAACACGATAGAGACTGGAAGCTGGTGGCCTCACTGGAGAACCCACTGTCCAGTGATTATGGCTACTCCAACCAAGAAATGAAGAGTTTTGGACAGACACTACGGTCCTCGCGATGGCCCGGGCTGGCCCTTGAGCTGAAGGATGTCGGCCCGGCACCCAGCCCGGGCCTTGGGCTGAAAGATTTTGGCCTAGCACCCAGCCCGGCCCAGCCCTTTTAAAGGCGGGCTGGTCCGGTAAGTTCCCTGGTTGGAACTGGGCACACTTGTAGCAGGCCGGGTTGGCCCCATGCCTAATTCTACTGGCACCCCCTCAAACTCATGGTGAAATCATAGAAAGTTTgctaaaaagaaattaaaatttgtttgATGCAAGATCCTTGATGAAGAAATCTATACGTTGGTATTTTGAAGGAGCAAGGGATAAATTAAAAGTCTTTCAAAGGTATTCTTCTCAGATAAAATAGCAATCCTTTTTTGATATGTTTTGCTCTTTCATGGTTAATGTAGTTGTTCGTGATGTAAATAGCACTCTGATTGACATGATAGAGTTTGACAACCTTTTTGATATAAATTCCCATATCTTTTAATAGATTCTTCAACCAAATAATCTCCATGGATATAGCAGCTATTGCACAGAACTCCACTCCTGTTAGTAACAATGCTACTTTATTTTGCTTGCATTGCCAAGAAATTAGGGTTTGCCTAAAtcaacacaaaaaccagtggtggagcgCTTGTTATTAGGTTCATCTCCAATTTGCATTAATATAAGCAATAATATGTAATA contains:
- the LOC116265722 gene encoding uncharacterized protein LOC116265722 isoform X2 — protein: MDGLMACCIGRCLVSPSARTRIFPHKVSFQTKCSRSDREFLFDDQNFDHWDRMELKFGRLLGEDPKLTLAKILGRKSNPDTSYLDIEKTFQRNKGKQEKDIDDALLLDLEKGPSTSPIQPSQHGPHRNKKLERNVNLVRPVVRKVTKAGFPVRSPVVKEQETKLHQMNCDDDQIMSTAIRRPSKPKATEIDSNENAKLQIRPNIFLQMRKDSKVESSNTLLRKPEQMSLILDSSPGEKNSSHSSVTDYKGESMKQSDGATEVHIFDPDETVHVGAGQNDLDKRKEDVGTHHDSIANMVPPSVSSLKEYLKSESLQQGALEMEEMQSSQPRSDKSLYVETISGGVRPVASDHPAEAALLGKPERLISVKKQTPLRNQTGGMGSNEGQNDTIAHESFATTAVEEYEENDWKRAEMLLSSGEREEVELISYSSRGFMVSFGSLIGFLPYRKLSGRWKFLAFESWLRRKGLDPLHYKQEMETEGNASLDKNLNKQPLGIEIDEKLAPNVELNNLLDAYDQDKSKYLSSFIGQKIKVNVIQADRHSRRLIFSGKPKESEEQSEKKKFLMAKLNIGDIVKCCITKITYFGIFVEVEGVPALIHHSEVSWDETLDPSSCFNVGQILEAKVHHLDFALERISLSLKQVVPDPLLESLKSVMDASGSSSENLEVTQSDVQWSAVDKLIDELKKINGIENVTKGRFFLSPSLAPTFQVYMASMVDNQYKLLARSENRVQEVLVQASLDKGEMKSAILTCTGRVV
- the LOC116265722 gene encoding uncharacterized protein LOC116265722 isoform X1, translated to MDGLMACCIGRCLVSPSARTRIFPHKVSFQTKCSRSDREFLFDDQNFDHWDRMELKFGRLLGEDPKLTLAKILGRKSNPDTSYLDIEKTFQRNKGKQEKDIDDALLLDLEKGPSTSPIQPSQHGPHRNKKLERNVNLVRPVVRKVTKAGFPVRSPVVKEQETKLHQMNCDDDQIMSTAIRRPSKPKATEIDSNENAKLQIRPNIFLQMRKDSKVESSNTLLRKPEQMSLILDSSPGEKNSSHSSVTDYKGESMKQSDGATEVHIFDPDETVHVGAGQNDLDKRKEDVGTHHDSIANMVPPSVSSLKEYLKSESLQQGALEMEGETWTEMQSSQPRSDKSLYVETISGGVRPVASDHPAEAALLGKPERLISVKKQTPLRNQTGGMGSNEGQNDTIAHESFATTAVEEYEENDWKRAEMLLSSGEREEVELISYSSRGFMVSFGSLIGFLPYRKLSGRWKFLAFESWLRRKGLDPLHYKQEMETEGNASLDKNLNKQPLGIEIDEKLAPNVELNNLLDAYDQDKSKYLSSFIGQKIKVNVIQADRHSRRLIFSGKPKESEEQSEKKKFLMAKLNIGDIVKCCITKITYFGIFVEVEGVPALIHHSEVSWDETLDPSSCFNVGQILEAKVHHLDFALERISLSLKQVVPDPLLESLKSVMDASGSSSENLEVTQSDVQWSAVDKLIDELKKINGIENVTKGRFFLSPSLAPTFQVYMASMVDNQYKLLARSENRVQEVLVQASLDKGEMKSAILTCTGRVV